From the genome of Phalacrocorax aristotelis chromosome 15, bGulAri2.1, whole genome shotgun sequence, one region includes:
- the TESC gene encoding calcineurin B homologous protein 3: MGSAHSVPAETRELADRTGFTSEQIEHLHRRFKQLSRDQLTIRKENFDSIPDLEFNPIRGKIVDAFFDKRNLRQESDGLADEINFEDFLTIMSYFRPIEMNMDEEQLDRFRKEKLKFLFHMYDSDHDGKITLQEYRNVVEELLSGNPHLEKESARSIADGAMMEAASICVGQMGPDQVYEGITFEDFLKMWQGIDIETKMHVRFLNMEPIAHCY; the protein is encoded by the exons atGGGCTCCGCGCACTCCGTGCCCGCCGAGACGCGGGAGCTGGCCGACAGGACCGGCT TCACCTCTGAACAGATCGAGCACCTGCACCGGCGATTCAAGCAGCTGAGCCGGGACCAGCTGACGATCCG CAAGGAGAATTTTGACAGCATCCCTGATCTGGAGTTCAACCCAATCAGGGGGAAAATCGTCGATGCCTTTTTTGACAAGCG GAACCTGCGGCAGGAGTCGGATGGCCTGGCAGATGAGATAAACTTTGAAGACTTCCTGACCATCATGTCCTACTTCAGACCCATCGAGATGAACATGGACGAGGAGCAGCTCGATCGCTTCCGGAAAGAGAAACTCAAAT TCCTCTTCCACATGTACGACTCAGACCACGATGGGAAGATCACGCTGCAGGAGTACAGAAAT gtggtggaggagctgctgtCGGGGAACCCCCATCTGGAGAAGGAGTCAGCGCGGTCCATTGCCGACGGGGCCATGATGGAGGCAGCCAGCATCTGTGTGGGACAAATG GGGCCGGACCAGGTGTATGAGGGCATCACCTTTGAAGACTTCCTTAAG ATGTGGCAGGGGATCGACATTGAAACCAAGATGCACGTCCGCTTCCTCAACATGGAGCCCATCGCACACTGCTACTGA